In one Sulfitobacter sp. LCG007 genomic region, the following are encoded:
- a CDS encoding ABC transporter permease has translation MLTFTIRRLVLAIPTLLFISLVIFLLLQLAPGDPMAQVPLTVPPEVKEKMRQALGLGEPIHIQYLKWLVQFFWIEPLNLIDHYLGTHFAEGQLRVISWQTRSPVMDIVAQRLPQTLWVVGLAYVVGVLIALPIGIYSAYRQYSVFDQVGTFVSMIGFSVPPFFSGVLVIVIFSVQLGWFPSIYDTTHVVRDWASFKIQLQQMIMPVMVLALQTTAQISRFMRASMLDNLNQDYVRTARAKGLKESAVVMVHVLRNSMIPVITVIALGIPSIFGGAIITEQVFKVNGIGQLLITALFANDLPMVMTLTFIFAILIVLFNLIADILYGILDPRIRYD, from the coding sequence ATGCTGACATTCACGATCCGAAGACTGGTCCTGGCGATCCCGACCCTGCTCTTCATCAGCCTGGTGATCTTTCTCCTGCTGCAGCTCGCGCCTGGCGATCCGATGGCGCAGGTGCCCCTCACGGTCCCGCCGGAGGTGAAGGAGAAGATGCGTCAGGCCCTGGGTCTCGGCGAACCCATCCATATCCAGTATCTCAAGTGGCTGGTGCAGTTCTTCTGGATCGAACCGCTGAACCTGATCGACCATTACCTCGGCACGCATTTCGCCGAAGGCCAGCTTCGCGTGATCTCATGGCAGACCCGCTCGCCGGTGATGGACATCGTCGCCCAGCGGCTTCCGCAGACGCTGTGGGTGGTGGGGCTCGCCTATGTGGTCGGGGTGCTCATCGCCCTGCCCATCGGGATCTATTCCGCCTATCGCCAATATTCGGTCTTCGACCAGGTCGGCACCTTCGTGTCGATGATCGGCTTTTCGGTCCCGCCGTTCTTCTCGGGCGTCCTGGTGATCGTTATCTTTTCGGTCCAGCTCGGCTGGTTCCCGTCGATCTACGACACCACCCATGTGGTCCGGGACTGGGCGAGCTTCAAGATCCAGCTTCAGCAGATGATCATGCCGGTGATGGTGCTGGCACTGCAGACCACGGCGCAGATCAGCCGTTTCATGCGTGCCTCGATGCTCGACAATCTCAACCAGGACTATGTGCGCACCGCACGCGCCAAGGGCCTGAAGGAAAGCGCCGTGGTGATGGTGCACGTGCTGCGCAACTCGATGATTCCGGTGATCACGGTCATCGCCCTGGGCATCCCGTCCATCTTCGGCGGGGCGATCATCACCGAACAGGTCTTCAAGGTGAACGGAATCGGACAGCTGCTGATCACGGCCCTATTCGCCAACGATCTGCCGATGGTGATGACGCTGACCTTCATCTTCGCGATCCTCATCGTGCTCTTCAACCTGATCGCCGACATCCTCTACGGCATCCTGGACCCGAGAATCCGCTATGACTGA
- a CDS encoding ABC transporter ATP-binding protein, whose amino-acid sequence MLDSADGQAIARIDGLRVEFQTKDGPVVGVENVSFDIKAGETVCVVGESGSGKSVSSLSLMRLVEFGGGHIAGGRLLFDRKDHEELDLARSPDSVMREIRGNEIGMIFQEPMTALNPVFTVGRQLTEGLRLHKDMSKSEAEARALELLREVRIPEPERRLRQYPHELSGGMRQRVVIAMALACKPRLLIADEPTTALDVTIQAEILALMDRLKRETGTAVMFITHDMAVVAQMADRVVVMFRGNKVEEGPVEQIFESPQHPYTKALLAAVPKLGEMTGKAAPEPMRLLGTRDSEIRPIRGTDDVLLRVRNLTTRFAVKGGFFRRTVANVHAVEDVSFSINKGQTLSLVGESGCGKSTAGRSILRLVEPLSGEIDIDGVDVMALSPSKLRAARRDMQMIFQDPFASLNPQMQLAEQVAEPIHNFGTLKGGAINDRVSMLFDRVELPRSFMRRYPHELSGGQRQRVAIARALALNPKLIIADEAVSALDVSVQAQVVNLMMELQEELGLSFLFISHDMAVVERVSHQVGVMYLGRIVELGTRQQVFENPQHPYTRALMKAVPIADPRRRKDESELNFKPIPSPIHPVGHQPAPSRYDEVSAGHFVLTGEWAGYTWSRDRAVAESGVREGSAVPEGVGNRPLHD is encoded by the coding sequence ATGCTTGACAGTGCCGACGGGCAGGCGATTGCGCGGATCGATGGGCTGAGGGTCGAGTTCCAGACCAAGGACGGTCCGGTTGTCGGCGTCGAAAACGTCTCGTTCGACATCAAGGCCGGCGAGACCGTCTGCGTCGTCGGCGAGTCGGGGTCGGGCAAGTCCGTTTCTTCGTTGTCGCTGATGCGTCTGGTCGAATTCGGCGGCGGTCATATCGCCGGTGGCAGGCTGCTGTTCGACCGCAAGGACCACGAGGAGCTCGACCTCGCCCGATCGCCGGATTCGGTGATGCGCGAGATCCGCGGCAACGAGATCGGAATGATCTTCCAGGAACCGATGACGGCGCTCAACCCGGTCTTCACCGTCGGGCGTCAGCTCACCGAGGGCCTGCGCCTGCACAAGGACATGAGCAAGTCCGAGGCCGAGGCGCGTGCGCTCGAACTTCTGCGCGAGGTGCGTATCCCCGAACCGGAACGGCGGCTGCGGCAGTATCCGCACGAACTGTCGGGCGGCATGCGCCAGCGGGTCGTGATCGCCATGGCACTTGCCTGCAAGCCGCGCCTTCTGATCGCCGATGAACCGACCACGGCGCTCGACGTCACCATCCAGGCCGAGATACTGGCGCTGATGGACCGTCTCAAGCGCGAGACCGGAACGGCGGTGATGTTCATCACCCACGACATGGCCGTGGTCGCGCAGATGGCCGATCGGGTCGTGGTGATGTTTCGCGGCAACAAGGTCGAGGAGGGGCCGGTCGAACAGATATTCGAGTCTCCTCAGCATCCCTACACCAAGGCGCTGCTCGCGGCGGTACCCAAGCTCGGCGAGATGACGGGCAAGGCGGCGCCGGAACCGATGCGGCTGCTCGGAACGCGGGATTCCGAAATCAGACCGATCCGGGGCACCGATGACGTGCTCCTGCGCGTCAGGAACTTGACCACGCGGTTCGCGGTCAAGGGCGGCTTCTTCCGGCGCACGGTGGCCAATGTCCATGCGGTCGAGGACGTCTCGTTTTCCATCAACAAGGGCCAGACCCTCAGTCTGGTGGGCGAGTCCGGCTGCGGAAAGTCGACGGCCGGGCGGTCCATCCTGCGTCTGGTCGAGCCGCTCTCGGGCGAGATCGACATCGACGGTGTGGACGTGATGGCGCTGTCGCCGTCGAAGCTGCGTGCCGCACGGCGCGACATGCAGATGATTTTCCAGGATCCTTTTGCCTCGCTGAACCCGCAGATGCAGCTTGCCGAACAGGTGGCCGAGCCGATCCACAATTTCGGAACGCTGAAGGGCGGGGCGATCAACGACCGCGTCTCCATGCTTTTCGACCGGGTCGAGCTGCCGCGCAGTTTCATGCGACGCTATCCGCACGAGCTTTCCGGCGGCCAGCGCCAGCGCGTCGCCATCGCACGGGCGCTGGCGCTGAACCCCAAGCTCATCATCGCCGACGAAGCCGTGTCTGCGCTTGATGTTTCCGTTCAGGCGCAGGTGGTCAACCTGATGATGGAACTGCAGGAAGAGCTGGGTCTCAGCTTCCTGTTCATCAGCCACGACATGGCCGTGGTCGAGCGCGTCAGCCATCAGGTCGGTGTCATGTACCTTGGCCGCATCGTCGAGCTGGGAACGCGGCAGCAGGTCTTCGAGAATCCCCAGCACCCCTATACGCGGGCCTTGATGAAGGCGGTCCCCATCGCCGACCCGCGCCGTCGCAAGGACGAGAGCGAGCTGAACTTCAAGCCGATCCCGTCGCCGATCCATCCGGTGGGCCATCAACCCGCGCCGTCGCGCTACGACGAGGTCAGTGCCGGTCACTTCGTTCTCACCGGAGAATGGGCCGGATATACGTGGTCGCGCGATCGTGCCGTCGCCGAAAGCGGTGTCCGCGAAGGCAGTGCCGTGCCCGAGGGTGTCGGCAATCGCCCGCTGCACGACTGA
- a CDS encoding ABC transporter permease, with protein MTEDSVAEADLQAYGALRDKEPPKAPRSQWKDVWDQFSRHKGAMVGGFFLAFITLAVIFGGWIWDVDPKALDIRNKDMRPIYHALWDSEAKVGWNHPAGTDNLGRDILATLILGGRASMAVGWTAMILSLLIGTAVGVCAGYFRKLDGPLMRLTDLFLSLPILPLLLVAVTLFRQPLRANFGPEGGMFILIVAVIGITSWMQTARIVRGDVLALKEREFILAARSIGTTPLKIIRRHLLPNVVSPIMVSATLGLATAIITESALSFLGVGFPSDFPTWGKLLSDAVPRMTEFPERVMLPGFLISLTVLSVNYLGDGLRDALDPRIRGR; from the coding sequence ATGACTGAAGATTCCGTCGCAGAAGCCGATCTGCAGGCCTATGGCGCGCTGCGCGACAAGGAGCCGCCGAAGGCGCCGCGCAGCCAGTGGAAGGATGTCTGGGACCAGTTCAGCCGTCACAAGGGCGCGATGGTGGGCGGATTCTTTCTCGCCTTCATAACGCTGGCGGTGATTTTCGGCGGCTGGATCTGGGACGTCGACCCGAAGGCGCTCGACATCCGCAACAAGGACATGCGTCCGATCTATCATGCGCTCTGGGACAGCGAGGCGAAGGTCGGCTGGAACCACCCCGCGGGCACCGACAACCTCGGGCGCGACATCCTGGCGACGCTGATCCTTGGCGGGCGTGCGTCGATGGCAGTGGGGTGGACCGCGATGATCCTGTCGCTGTTGATCGGGACGGCGGTGGGGGTCTGCGCGGGCTATTTCAGGAAGCTCGACGGCCCGCTGATGCGGCTGACCGATCTGTTCCTGTCGTTGCCGATCCTGCCGCTGCTGCTGGTGGCCGTGACGCTCTTCCGTCAGCCGCTGCGGGCGAATTTCGGACCCGAGGGCGGGATGTTCATCCTCATTGTGGCGGTGATCGGGATCACCTCCTGGATGCAGACCGCACGGATCGTGCGCGGTGACGTGCTGGCGCTGAAAGAGCGCGAGTTCATCCTGGCGGCACGCTCGATCGGGACAACGCCGCTGAAGATCATCCGGAGGCACCTGCTGCCCAACGTGGTCTCGCCGATCATGGTCTCGGCCACGCTCGGGCTCGCCACGGCGATCATCACCGAAAGCGCCCTCTCGTTCCTCGGCGTGGGCTTCCCGTCGGATTTTCCGACATGGGGCAAGCTGCTGTCGGACGCCGTGCCGCGCATGACCGAATTTCCCGAACGGGTCATGTTGCCGGGGTTCCTGATCTCGCTCACCGTGCTGAGCGTGAACTACCTCGGAGACGGGCTGCGCGACGCGCTCGATCCGCGCATCCGCGGACGGTGA
- a CDS encoding DUF3422 family protein codes for MPPINDHPLRLRLANELHARPFPAMGAPATAVFIAIKQPDNAVTRDRERDVAHLVALLERHGVGHPQPGATHYFGQIGRHWLKWEQHTEFVTYTAFTEGHIERPFDPAAFDVFPADWLEEAPGHRVTSAILTIVRRPSDDADISTRLDDWFVAESLATSRVIDDSAVVAGDFRIDVNGHLRFAVFVSPDTGQRRVGRIVQRLCEIETYKAMSMLGFARVRAMQESLNHLDTRLTGLMADMAGEKSAPEQTLDDLLAISAELEGLAARSSFRFGATDAYEAIVTQRIAALREARFMGRQHLAEFMMRRYEPAMRTVKSAERRLEAMSRRSVRASNLLRTRVDVMRSAQNQSLLASMDRRADQQLRLQKTVEGLSVVAISYYAVSLAGYLLYPVAEALEISKGMLTAVVTLPVVLLVWWMIRRIRSYVE; via the coding sequence ATGCCACCCATCAACGATCATCCCCTTCGCCTCAGGCTCGCCAACGAGCTGCACGCGCGGCCCTTTCCGGCAATGGGCGCTCCCGCCACGGCTGTCTTCATCGCCATCAAGCAGCCCGACAACGCCGTCACCCGCGACCGCGAGCGGGACGTGGCGCATCTGGTGGCGCTGCTCGAGCGGCACGGCGTCGGCCACCCGCAACCCGGCGCCACCCATTACTTCGGCCAGATCGGCCGGCACTGGCTCAAATGGGAACAGCACACCGAGTTCGTCACCTATACCGCCTTCACCGAAGGACATATCGAGCGCCCGTTCGATCCGGCGGCATTCGACGTCTTTCCCGCGGACTGGCTGGAGGAAGCCCCGGGGCATCGCGTGACCTCGGCGATCCTCACCATCGTCCGGCGTCCCTCCGATGACGCCGACATCTCGACCAGACTTGACGACTGGTTCGTCGCCGAAAGCCTGGCCACGTCGCGGGTGATCGACGATTCCGCTGTCGTCGCCGGAGACTTTCGGATCGACGTGAACGGACACCTGCGCTTCGCGGTCTTCGTCTCGCCCGATACCGGCCAGCGGCGCGTGGGCCGGATCGTCCAGCGCCTCTGCGAAATCGAGACCTACAAGGCCATGTCCATGCTCGGCTTCGCCCGTGTGCGGGCGATGCAGGAAAGCCTCAACCATCTGGACACGCGTCTGACCGGCCTCATGGCCGACATGGCCGGCGAGAAATCCGCCCCCGAGCAGACGCTCGACGATCTGCTGGCGATCTCCGCCGAACTCGAGGGGCTCGCCGCGCGCAGCTCCTTCCGCTTCGGGGCCACCGATGCCTACGAGGCCATCGTCACCCAGCGAATCGCGGCCCTGCGCGAGGCGCGCTTCATGGGCCGGCAGCATCTCGCGGAATTCATGATGCGCCGCTACGAGCCGGCCATGCGGACGGTCAAATCCGCGGAACGGCGGCTCGAAGCGATGTCGCGCCGCTCTGTCAGGGCCTCGAACCTTCTGCGCACCCGGGTGGACGTCATGCGCTCGGCGCAGAACCAGTCCCTGCTGGCCAGCATGGACCGTCGTGCCGACCAGCAGCTTCGCCTGCAGAAGACCGTCGAGGGCCTGTCGGTCGTCGCGATCAGCTATTATGCCGTCTCGCTCGCCGGCTACCTGCTCTACCCCGTCGCGGAGGCCCTCGAGATCAGCAAGGGCATGCTGACCGCCGTGGTGACGCTCCCGGTGGTTCTGCTGGTCTGGTGGATGATCCGCCGCATCCGCTCCTACGTCGAATAG
- a CDS encoding peptide ABC transporter substrate-binding protein, with translation MRTKTLLMGAIAASALAPAAFAERGADGHVNVIYWQAPSIMNPYLSNGTKDIEASSLVVEPLGRYDQNGALVPYLATEIPTVENGGVSEDLKTITWKIKPDLKWSDGSPFTSADVKFTAEYCMHPEGGCAQLAKFEGVDKIETPDDLTVIVHFSEPKPNPYGPFMGVQSPILQAEQFADCLGSKAPECTEANFNPIGTGPFMVTDFRPNDVIQMEANPHYRDPAKPAFATLTLKGGGDANAAGRAVMETGEFDYAWNLQLAPDVLAKMAEAGKGVPVAAFGTLVERIEMNMTDPSPDLPEGERSTAKHPHPILSDLNVRKALSMAIDRELLVEVGYGQAGRATCNLVPAPALYASENTDCLTQDIEGAKALLEEAGWTDSDGDGIRDKDGKKLSLLFQSSTNAVRQDFQALIKDWWSQIGVETELRNIDASVFFGGDPGSPDTFQRFYADVEMYANNFDGTDPEAYLAEHTCEKAPRPETQWQGQNINRYCDEEYDRLVAELGRTGELEKRGEIAKKLNEMLTKESYVVVPLVDRGRVSAHSNSLGGVVLNTWDSELWNAADWYRVK, from the coding sequence ATGAGAACCAAGACCCTTCTGATGGGCGCCATCGCGGCCAGCGCACTGGCCCCGGCGGCCTTTGCGGAGCGAGGTGCGGACGGGCATGTGAACGTGATCTACTGGCAGGCGCCCTCGATAATGAACCCCTACCTGTCGAACGGCACGAAGGACATCGAAGCCTCGTCTCTCGTGGTCGAGCCACTTGGCCGGTACGACCAGAACGGGGCGCTGGTTCCCTACCTCGCCACCGAGATCCCGACCGTAGAGAACGGCGGCGTAAGCGAGGACCTCAAGACCATCACCTGGAAGATCAAGCCCGACCTGAAGTGGTCGGACGGCTCTCCCTTCACATCCGCCGATGTGAAATTCACCGCGGAATACTGCATGCATCCCGAGGGCGGCTGCGCGCAGCTTGCCAAGTTCGAGGGTGTGGACAAGATCGAGACACCAGACGACCTGACGGTCATCGTCCATTTCTCCGAACCCAAGCCGAACCCCTATGGCCCGTTCATGGGCGTCCAGTCGCCGATCCTTCAGGCGGAACAGTTCGCCGATTGCCTCGGCTCGAAGGCGCCGGAATGCACCGAGGCGAATTTCAACCCGATCGGCACGGGGCCGTTCATGGTCACGGACTTCCGCCCCAATGACGTGATCCAGATGGAAGCCAACCCGCACTACCGCGATCCGGCAAAGCCCGCCTTCGCCACGCTGACGCTCAAGGGCGGCGGCGACGCGAATGCGGCGGGCCGTGCGGTCATGGAGACCGGCGAGTTCGACTATGCCTGGAACCTCCAGCTTGCGCCCGACGTGCTTGCCAAGATGGCCGAGGCGGGCAAGGGCGTTCCCGTCGCCGCCTTCGGCACGCTGGTCGAGCGGATCGAGATGAACATGACCGATCCGTCTCCCGACCTGCCCGAGGGCGAGCGCTCCACCGCCAAGCACCCGCATCCGATCCTGTCCGATCTGAACGTGCGCAAGGCGCTCTCCATGGCGATCGACCGCGAGCTGCTGGTCGAGGTAGGCTATGGTCAGGCCGGGCGCGCCACCTGCAACCTCGTGCCGGCGCCAGCGCTTTACGCGTCGGAAAACACCGACTGTCTGACGCAGGACATCGAAGGCGCAAAGGCCCTGCTCGAAGAGGCAGGCTGGACCGACAGCGACGGCGACGGCATCCGCGACAAGGACGGCAAGAAGCTTTCGCTGCTCTTCCAGTCGTCGACCAATGCCGTGCGTCAGGACTTCCAGGCGCTGATCAAGGACTGGTGGAGCCAGATCGGTGTGGAAACCGAACTTCGCAACATCGATGCCTCGGTGTTCTTCGGAGGCGACCCGGGTTCGCCGGACACCTTCCAGCGGTTCTATGCCGATGTGGAAATGTACGCCAACAACTTCGACGGCACGGACCCCGAAGCCTATCTCGCAGAGCACACCTGCGAAAAGGCCCCGCGGCCGGAAACCCAGTGGCAGGGCCAGAACATCAACCGCTATTGCGACGAGGAATACGACAGGCTGGTGGCTGAACTCGGCCGCACCGGCGAGCTGGAAAAGCGCGGCGAAATCGCCAAGAAGCTCAACGAGATGCTGACCAAGGAAAGCTACGTCGTGGTGCCGCTGGTAGACCGCGGCCGGGTGTCGGCCCATTCCAACTCGCTGGGCGGCGTGGTCCTCAACACCTGGGACTCCGAGCTCTGGAACGCCGCGGACTGGTACCGTGTGAAGTGA